One genomic region from Nitrospira sp. encodes:
- a CDS encoding TIM44-like domain-containing protein, whose translation MNTTKLMAACLVLSLVGVPTISFAKARGGSGGGFSSGRSGGSSGSMGSRGSRTYQDNGAKPIEQSTTARQATSPPPSVAGGPASTARPTPAAQPSWIQRNPLLAGIAGGLAGSWIGHMLFGATDSSARTNEAGEQVGETGQAGASGPSGMLILLMLMGAGALFFYLRSRKPAVAPDFSGITRSSAVSGSLLDDSSVSTLRTATIDSEITSADKAAFQQSLTDIQTAWGKQDLSALRRLVTPEMLEYFSTGLAELTSQDQANRVEDVVLLQAEVRESWVENTVQYATVSLHWSARDYTVSLSKAPGDAGYLIEGSAEKPSETTEVWTFMRYQHGKWLLSAIQQVA comes from the coding sequence TTGAATACAACTAAATTGATGGCTGCATGTCTTGTGTTGTCTCTCGTCGGCGTGCCGACGATTTCTTTTGCGAAGGCGCGAGGGGGATCAGGCGGAGGGTTCTCCAGTGGGCGCAGCGGTGGGTCATCCGGCAGCATGGGCAGCCGTGGCTCGCGTACCTATCAGGACAACGGCGCGAAGCCGATCGAACAATCCACGACCGCCAGGCAAGCCACGAGCCCGCCGCCTTCCGTCGCCGGCGGTCCGGCCTCGACGGCCAGGCCCACGCCTGCTGCGCAGCCCTCGTGGATTCAGCGCAATCCTCTGTTGGCGGGTATCGCCGGCGGTCTGGCCGGATCATGGATCGGTCATATGCTGTTCGGGGCGACCGACAGCAGCGCGCGAACGAACGAAGCGGGTGAACAGGTCGGGGAAACCGGTCAGGCCGGGGCCTCCGGTCCCAGCGGAATGCTTATTTTGCTGATGCTCATGGGCGCCGGGGCCCTGTTTTTCTATCTACGATCGCGTAAGCCTGCGGTGGCGCCTGATTTCTCAGGCATCACGCGGAGCAGTGCGGTGAGCGGCTCGCTCTTGGACGATTCGTCTGTGTCGACACTCCGAACCGCCACGATCGATAGCGAGATCACCTCAGCCGACAAGGCGGCCTTTCAGCAATCGCTGACCGATATCCAAACCGCCTGGGGCAAGCAGGATCTGTCCGCATTGCGCCGCCTCGTGACGCCGGAGATGCTGGAGTATTTCAGTACCGGATTGGCCGAACTGACCAGTCAGGATCAGGCGAACCGTGTGGAGGATGTGGTGCTGCTCCAGGCTGAAGTTCGGGAGTCGTGGGTTGAAAATACGGTGCAGTACGCGACGGTGAGCCTGCATTGGAGTGCCCGGGACTATACCGTGTCCCTGTCGAAGGCACCGGGCGATGCCGGGTATCTCATCGAGGGTAGTGCAGAGAAGCCGAGCGAGACGACGGAGGTCTGGACCTTTATGCGATATCAACACGGCAAGTGGTTGTTGTCTGCGATTCAGCAGGTCGCGTAA